The genomic stretch TCAATATTTAAATGTGAAGGAATCTCTTGGTTTATAGTTTCAGGTTGAAcatcaaaaatattattattattattttcttcatcCAAGTCATTCACAATTTCTTATTTAGCACCCatcatatttttaatattatttttcatagTCATTTTGTAATTGATATTAAAGTGTTTATTAATATCTCTTGCTTGACTTTGAATAAGCgtctcttttttttattttctttttcttttttgagaTCCAAATAAATATTTTAGAGACATGATTATATACCGTAAGCATTTGCAAAAGAACATATCCAAATCATTAGGAGAAGCACAACTTGGTCAACAACAAATAATCCATTAGCTATGAGGTATGCAAGAGTTAGTCCCTAAACTATCAACCAACACATTTTCTCCATTGTTTATTGATAGCTCAATGGCAGGATAAAAAGTAATCAACACCAAATACTTGGGAGAAACACAACTTGATTAACAACTAATTCATTAGCTATGAGCTACAAGCCATGCATGTGTTAATCCCTAGACTATCAAGCAACATATATACTCCATTATTCATTGCTagctcaacatcaatcaatcacatctaaacctgACTATTTCTTATGCCTTTATTAACTTTTCCTCTTCATCATGTTGCCAACTTCTTGTTCCTGTCATATGACTCATAGTCATATCGACTGTGTATAGTGTGAGCTAGAGCATTTACTACAAGATTGATCTGTAGCTAATAGCTGCTTCCAGTTTTTATGTTGACAATACATATTCAACAAGATTTGCTACATTGATTTaacaactttttaaattttttcttgctGATATGGTACACCACTAATCAACTTCCTTATATAAGGTAAAAGGAGAATTTGAGAagcaaattaaaaaaagaaatcgTCCGGTGCACAAAACTCCCGTTATATAgaatcccggggaaggatccattatacgtAGCCTTACCCTATTTTTTGTAAGAGACTATTTCCAAAATTCGAACCTGTGATCTTTGatcacaaaataataattttatcgttACGTCAAGTTCTCCTTATGACCGAAGCAAATTACAAAAACAAAAGCAAAGAATCCGTTATCCGATTCACAAATTATGAGAAATCCTTCAACTCAGAAGAATTCACGTGTTATCCTGACAATATGTTTGCAAAAAGCACAGATGAGGTGGAGCCGTGGAGAGAGAAAGTACAAAGAAGGCACAACTACGAATAAAATTGTCTGAAAGAGTTCCAAGAAATACTCTTGATGTTAAATCTCGAAAATTTAAGTACAAAATCTTATCCAATTTTGATTGGAGTTCCTTCTGAGAATGtaaaaaacttgtttgttttagGCAATTATGTTTTAGAACAGCCAAATAAGGCCTTCATATTCGAGGGATCCTCATGAAAGCTTAATGAAAAAGACAACAAATTTGTAACTCTCTGCTTTTGTAACCGTACAAGACACGCAATGCTTCAAAAGCAAGAGAACTAACTATGCAAGCAAGAACGAAGTTGATCGGAAACAAAACCTGGACAGATAAAATAGACTTGCGAAAAAAGATGAATCAGACTTGAGAAAAAGATGAATTGAAGAGGCTGCTAGCCTGCTATCACCGGCCGTGTAGGAGACAAGAACCCTTGAAGAGGAGGTCATGGCGAAATTAGGTTGATGAGGATCAACACTTTTTgttctaattaaaatttaaataatataataaattattaattttttgagTACCTCTAAGAAGTGGGCACGAGGCAAGCGTCTCCTAGACCTCACCCCAGGTCCGGGTCTGGAAGGACACATCATCAGATGCCATTTCAGAAATGTCCATCGTCTATGAGAATCAACCATAAATATTGCCATGGAGTTAGTATCCAACCATATGGAGGAAAGAGAGACAGGAAGAGCAATCACCTTAACTAAAACATCAGAGGTAACAATTTGTTTTTGATCAAAAGTATCAACGAGTGGTTTGGCCATAGGTTGCTTCCTGATGTAGCTCATATCAAAACCATACACATTGTTCCAAACTGGAAGAAGGAACATAGTTCCAACAGAAACAGTCAAATCACTTAAAGTGACAAAAGAGAATCTGCTGGGATAAGACCATAAAAAAATGCTAGGAATAAttagaaaaattattaataaCTGAAAGGAATAATTAGAATATCAAGTACTGAAAGGTCTACAGACTCACACTCAATCTTATCTTCTTTGTATTCAACATCCTCAATTGCTGTCAAGAATAGTAAAGCTTTGTCTGGTAAGATAACGCCATTGTTGATCTGGACGAAGAATAAACCAAGAAACATAAAACTGGTATTTTGCCTGTATCAGCCTTATAAGTGAGCAAGCCTAGTAACAGCGCATCTTTGTTAAACACCACGAAACAAGAAAAAATTAAACACTtccaagacaaaagaaaaggcaaCGATGCaggaatttaattaatttatatggatACTTTAGTAATTGGTGCAATCAGATGGCGCCTTTGTTTAGTGGGTTCAGTGGAGAGTTTGATGGACTTATGGGAATGTCTACATAAGGCATCTTTTGTACCATACTTGGTATTCTATTTCGATCGTAAGGGGTTACTCTACTTTGGATTTATCGTCTCTTCTCTCTTGTCCAGTTTTCCCTCTCCTCACCTCTATCCTACTTCCCAGCTCTGGTGGTTCTAGAttataaaaattactaaagattGTACATCTTTTCAAATTATTGGATGAAGATATTGACCCTAAACAAACATCTGTATAGCTACAAAGGCGCTCTTATAATGTTTTTCTCATTAAAATCCATAATACATGTCATTTATCTCCTGCAATTCATAAGTTTTGCCAAATAATATCTGCTTGAATGATTGGAGTAAGATATTAAATTTTATGGTAGTTCAATAtatataaaacatatcatatttaGTCCATAGAACAAGTACCACTACCTAACGTTGGTCAATCCTCAATCTATCCCATCTTAGTTTTTATTTCATAAATTAGTCaatctaataatattttatttttcaatttttaacctAACATGGCACAACTTAACATGGTCAAACTATTTAAATTGTCTTTACAAACTAAGTATATATTATCTTACAGATATTGTGATTTTTAATCTTTTATAAGATACTGATGGTGTTATATAATCTCATCACCACCCCAAGCGTTCAAAACTgagttgaatgaaaaaatcaatattGGTACAGAAGATGGTTCTTGGTTCAAAAAATTGTCTTCAAATCTTCAAAAGAATACTATTTTTTTGCCTAATGCATGTTAAGCTACCAAACATTAAAAATGCATGCATCACTTTTGTGCCCTAGacttgtttttatttattatttggtTATTCAAAGACTTATTTTGAGCTATGTGTTATGTTTTGGAGTCAATTATCAATATTTGAGTTAATATATAAATGCATCCCTTGAGTCTTGACTATTTGCTAGACTTTTATTATTAGGTGAGTTTTCTTTTTTTGATGAGTTTTGATTTTGATTGGATGGAGGTTTGATTCAATTTTGGTGATTGAATGAAATTTTTGCCACGTAAGGGTAAAGATTAATTCTCAAGTCAAATAGAGAGAAGGGTTAATTCAATTAAGAGATGTGCTTTTATGATTGATGTATAGAGAGTAAGGGTAAAGTTCAATGTGGATCTTGAGATTTATCGCATTGTCTTTTTAtatatttagtttattatttGGCATTTTAATATACATTGAATTTTATGAGACATTGTGTTATGGTAAGAGCTAAAGGATGTTCGTCTATTAGATATAGTAAAGAAGTGTTATATTGGGTTGTTCCTTTCAAGTATTAATGAATATTCAATTTAGATATTTGAGTATCCATTCTGTGATTTATAATTATTTGTGGTGCTTCtgtttaaaaaatgaaaaaaagagaGTATATTTTGTTGTTTCTGTAATTTTGCAGATAATTTTCTGTTAGACTTAAATGTGAATTTTTcataattgttatttttttaatttaacttaatattcTAGACCTGCAGGGCAGTCTTGACTCATGTTACATGTTGGTTTTTTAATGAAAAGATTATTTataaatttggaaacaaacagctTGGGAAAGAACTTTGTATGTGTTCTTTGAATTATCAAATTACGGGATGCAAGGTCCAGCATCATTCATTCCTGAAGTTTATCTCAGCCCAAGATCAACTCGTGAGTTTTAATCTGTTAGTTACTTTGTTTACATCTCCAAATATAAGCCTATAAAAATTAGAgagtcaattaaattaaaattttaaagccAAACATTATAGAAGTATAGCATGCATCTTGACTAATAATTGTTTTTTCCTAATACCACAATGAATGTTGTGCAACAGATAAGAGTATTGATTCTTATAACATTCTAATAAGGTTAGTCCATAATTTTACATAATGCTCCTAGGAAATTCAATGTCAAACCTAATTTCCCTACATGTCCATAAATATCTCTAAATGAACCATTAGGAGTTGAATTAGATTGGCACAAGTAGAATTAAAGTGGCACAAATACACGATATAAATTCATTTGAGTTTCTTTTGCCGTGGTATAATTGGTCCTCTTTGATGTTGTTGAGAATATTCCTACCTTGGTCAAATTTTTTATCTCGGTCAATTTGGATACTATCCACAAGCCTATCTCAATTGATGCCAGTAAAACTATGTCAGCAAGGTTGGTATAGTGACATTTATTGATACCTAACAATATCAATAATAGTCAATCGTTGGAACAATAAGTTTCAGTCATACCAACTAATACCAATCAGCACTTTGAGACAATGATGTGGTATGTGTTTCATTGATCATTATATTTTGCCTTTTACAAGTTGCACATGAATTTTGGTGTATCATTGGAGGACATCAAATGTGGTTATTACGCTAGTGGTGCACACAAAGAAGCTTACCTGCTTTGacaaatttttcaaaaaacaatTACCCACAAAATAAACTGAAGAGTTAGAGGAAGATTTGATACTGTCATTATGTTTAGCCTGACTATAGGCCATTAAGTTTTAATCAGACTTAAGAGCAATTATACTGAGCCTCAGTGTTCGAGCACTAGGGGTTAGTGAGGCACATCAAGAGATAGTAAACATAACCTAGCACCATATAAAGAACTAAGTAGGTACGATCATGGCAATGAAAGAAAATGCaaatttgatgtttggggaaaaGAAATTGACAGGAATATCACTTACAAGCCATTTATTGCGCGCATAAAGAACTGTGTTTAGCATGTTCTCAAACAACAGGAAATAGTCCATCCACTCAGAGATGATAACATCTACATGAGACTGGAAGCCAATCTCTTCAACTTTCCCTTTTAGCACAGTTATAACTGTATAGATAAAATATGACAAATAAGTAAGATGGAACTTAGGAGTGCAATCATCAAATTTAGATAATCACTGGTCACCATCAGATCGAACTATTTCTTTTGCCATGTCAGCCATTTGAGAGCATTCAACCTGCACATCAGATTTAACACAAGAACACCAATCAAATCagggaaataataaaaaataagaagaaaaactaataaGGACAGCAACAAATCACTTTTTGTTGTTTCATGTTCCAAACAAAACATTGTATTCTAAAGTAATATGCAAGTAGGAACTAGAATACTAGATAACTTGGTTCATGGAAGGACACAAGAAGAAAAAAGACACTTAGACTCCAGAGTCGGAAAGTCTATACTTGTGATTACTCTCTGTATATACTGTGTCGGGTAGCATGTTTGATCTAGTCACATGGAGGTTCAGAAATTCACACAAAACAGGGAAGAAAATTATAAGCTACTAGGGAAAAGAAATCCCTTTCAAGATGCTCAAAGAGCAGTTCTACATATATAAAACTAGTTCGGGAATAACTATCATTTTCCTATTACACGATTGCTCATTTCACAAATGTGATAGGATTTCCAACTATTTATGCAGTTAATTATTCCATTTGCATTCCATTATTGCACCCAAAACTTTCACAAGTGGTGCACTGGATCAGAGAAGAGAAGGTATTTCAGAAAATGATTTACTGCATATACGTGCTTTGCCCCTGCTTTAGCACAAAACAGAGACAAAATTCCTATTCCTGCAACCACATCAAGGAGACAAGGACAACCTTGTTCTTGAATAGAAATGCATTCTGATATGTTTCTGTCCTAACAACATCCTTTAACATTTCCTGCCGGACAAAGAAAGTTAAGGGAATCGAgtgcatcaaaaaaaaaaaaagataaatgatTTCGAAATAGCACAAAAGATAGCAATAGGAAATACCAACAACAATTAAAAGAGAATGAAAATCCTACTATCATCAATGATGCCCGGAAATTTATCAGTATAAATCAAGTAAACAAATATACTAACAATTTAAGCATATAACCGCAGACTGAGTATGCTTCTATGACGCAGACCAAGAAGCTCATGTCATACAGATGCCTCCCTTACAACATTTAGTTTAGGCTACTAAATATTCCAAAGAAATAACAGAACGTTTTGTCAACAGTTAAACGTGCATAAACAATAAAAAAAGCATCTGAGTGCTTCTAAGTAACCTACTTAGCAAAGGAGACAACTTATACAAAATTACATTTAATCTTACGTTTCTCAAATGTGCCACATCCCTTAACTGCTTGTCATGTCTAATAAGGTCTATTATTAGCTTGTAATAGCCCTTCTACGCATGATAAGATTGTTAAGATCTCCAAACCAGTCAAATAATATTCAGCTACTAGCAAATCACTATAACTGGAGGTTGTTGTCTATTGTCAGAAAAAATTTGAGGAAAATGGTTGCAGAGAATCATGACAAGAGAAAGCAGATAATATTGATGAGTATTATTGCCTCCCTTTTAGTTTATCTGCAAGTGATTTCTAAACACGAAGGATCAGAAACAAACAAAGAAACTGTTTGCCTGAGTAAATATaagctaaattttaaaaaatcaataatattaagaatTTCACTAAATAGAAACATTACACCACCACATTACACAAGATGGCAACCAATAGTGGCTCATGAATCAGAAATGCATAAATTACTTGATGGATACCTACAAATAGAAAGACAAAATACGGAGTCAGTCCCGTAGTTAACTTGTTGATGCTTAAATTAtcacaaaaaaaaacttaaaaatttccaTTTAGACAAAAAAAACACCTAGAATGTATTTATTCTGGCTTCCCCAATAACCAAATAGAGGAAAGGagttaaaatataaatattggAGCAAAAGGTGATATCAACCAGTATCTCCGGTCCCACGGCAAGGGCAAGATTCAAGCAGGTAAATCACAAGGTACATTTTGCCTTAGCACAACGGTCCTTTGCATGAGGGCTAAAATGTAAATATGAATGTACTAATAGACATCGGttaaaaaatttcatttttatttatacatAACTCTTTTGatgtaaatattttaaaataataattcaaatgaTCTTCTAAGAGTCGTTAAGAGAATTGCAAGGGTATTTTGAGAATGAGTCACACCCTTTGGTAAATTTGGAAAATTATGATTCATGATTTGGTAAATATCAAATTTAAAGTCCATCTTTTGATACAACGTTGAGGTTATACAGTAGGAtttgttatttttaaaaatatgtgaTAGATTTGTTAGAAGTTATAAAGTATATAAAAAAATAGCAATTAACCCATAAAAAATAAGGGAAAAATCTctgtgcacgaagctcccgttatgcggggtcccggggaaggatccattgtacacagcctTATCTTACTTTTTGCAAAAGATTGTTttcaagattcgaacccgtgaccttttggtcacaaaataacaactttaccgttggatcaaggctccccttcttaaGACAAGAAGCTAATACAGAATTAAATTGAGGTAGGAGAGAATGAGCAGTACCAAATTGAGGTAGGAGTAGGAATCAAAGTAGTAATCGACACTGGTGTGTCCGCGCCAATCGAACCAGAGTCATCGAGGTTGGAGCTCTCGGCCCTCTCCTCCATCTCCTTGTCGTTCACTCCCACTTTAGCTCCCACGACGCAGCCAATAACACATATATAATTGAGCTTTAACCCACATTCATCTGCTAATTTTgtccaaaataaataaattacacCCAAGACTTCCACAACGTAGAGAGCAATCTCATAAAGTAAATAATGCCAATTGTTGAAGTAAAGAAATTAGTCACCAGTACAACAATTCACATGTTTTGGACTTCAACCGGCATGTTCCTATTATACTTGCATTAATTCCTTCTGTTCCTTGAACTTGTCAACCAATAAACTTCTGCTGATCGTTAGACTCAAACAAAATAGCATTGTCAAGTTTACATAACCCTGATGATGTTTAGATAGTTGTTAAAATAATGTGACTCATGGCATAGAAAATATCTTTAAAAGATCTAAGGTTCTCAAGACAAGCAATTGTCATACAGAAATGGTAATAATACCCCAATCTAACTTTGTTCATCCTTAGTTCAAGAGCAATGCAAGTAACTTGTATGAAAACATTCTATAGAAATATGCACAGATAGCCTCGTAGGAATGAGAATTAAGATATTATTAACAATGTGCTAAAAGATGCACAAGACAGATCAATACTTTGGATATCTACAAGATTACAAAAGAAAATCACACATACTAGGGATGATGTGGTGATTAGCTGCAGGTTTGTACAATGGATATAGTGTATCACATCAGTCTCATTAGTATCGTCTGTACAAAGACTCGTATGCTAGTGGATCAGTGGTGTAACATATTTCATGCACTTAAGACAGTTTAATAATTCCATTTGGAAGTGTAATATTGGGATTCCTTGTGTGAGGCTTTGGAGATGCTAGGCCTTTCACTGTGGCACCATTGCCATGGACTAGTGATGTAATGCTCCAAAGTGTATCTCCTGGCTGTGATGTGGCTATTTTTCCTTGAGAAAGGTTTACCACTGTCTTTGACTTCATTAATTGACGCTTTTTGGGCTTTCCCATTCCAGTAGCAAGCATCCACCCAGAACCAGACTGTTGTTGCTTGGGATCACCCCAGATAGTTTTTTTGCTAGGTTCAGTATCTAGACCAGCAACAAGCACCTCAGTGATTTTAAACCGAGGGATAGTCTCTTCTTCATGTTTCTCCTGCTTATCCAATGGCTTGGTTTCAGTCTCAACCTCGTCTTGCTCTTCATTGTTTCCTTTCTTTGAGGCATTGCAGTAAATTTTTCCTGGCTTTCGAGGAAGAAAAACACGCTTAACTTGAATCAAAGCAAGCATGGGCATGCCAACTGGCTCATAGTTTCGTAAGGGATCTCGGAGTTGTACCATTAGTGCTACAGTGAAGTTATCCCCAAGAAACCCCCATTTCTTTCCTGATCTTTTCCCTCTTTTATCTCCGTTCCACCCACTACAAATCATATCCACAGAATTAGCATGATGCGCTAACAGAATCTTTGAAATTCGATCACTGTCCTGATCTTCATGATCGATGATGCCTGAGTCAAGCTTCATCCACTCATCAAGCGAGAGAGACAAGCCCATCAAACCATCAGTGTCATCATCACTTTCTTTAACATTCAAAAGCTGTAATCCACTTGTGCCCTCCAAATCTAGTGACCAGCTGCTTTTAGCTCCTCTACTCTCCAATGTTGAAATATCCCCAATAGACTGGGGGATAATATTTGAAGGCGCCTCTTCATTTGATGTGCCTGTTTGTATTCTCAAACCCTCAAATGATAGTACTTCAATCTTATCCATTGCAAGTAGAGCAAGATCCTCTAAAGTAATGTATTCTGAGACTTCTCTGCCATTGAAACTCAAAGCCAGGCTGTTACTTTTCTTCctccttacagaaacattctgaaCAGCATTTGGATAATGATTCTTGACATGGCTGTCCAAACAAAAAGAGTTTAGTATGACAACAAAGAACCATAGAATACAAAGGTTTCacataagaaattaaactaaaaataacCGGAGAACAAAATTTTCAAACCTTTCACAAGAGTCCAGAGCAGTGACAGAATCCCATGCAATCTGTTGCATGGTCTTCCCTGTTATATCTTCCAAAGGCATTAATTTACTTGCCTGCCTTGATAGTTTTTCAAGGCCCTCTGAAGCTAATCTCTGCAATATTTCCATCATCCCGGAACCCATTTCAGCAGGAACCACTACAGGGCTAGACACCTGCATTATCAACTTACCCTTATTCTTTGCATTTGTGAAAAGCAAAGGGCTCATGGACCGCAAAAAACCTCCATCTTTGGTTTGAACAATTGGACCCAACCCTTCACCAAGTGGTGGTAACTCCAATGGTTCCTCTGATGGGAGGTCAATAGGACTACCAAATGCCCCACTgcttctaggtggagaaaaattaaaattgttcTCATTTAATCCCCATTCCTGAATCAAAACTTCTGTTTCTGCATCCTCCAGTATTTCAACCCTAGATTTGCTATTGTTCATCCTCATATTTATCTTCTGAAGCTCTTTCTCTACTTCATGGACCATCAGTGAAAGATTAAGATCGTCAGAGAAGTCGCCCCAGTAAGAGAGTTGTTCTATTCCATGATCAGGACCAAAGAAATCACTTCCTGATGCCAAGGATTCTTTTTCAAATTGCTTCCACAGCTTTTCCCTGGGTGATTCTGGTTCACTGTCTGTACTCAATCCACAAGGGTTGTGTTCTATGCCTAGCACACTTAAGAACTCATTGGCAACGGACTCTGTGACAGCATCTATGCTACGTGACCTGCTCAAGCTTGCCATCTTGTAACTAGAATCAACGTCGCCATGATTTAATTGCTCCATTGGCTTGTAGCCAATATTAGAGGTGTCAAATTCCCCTTGCTCGAGAGCTGATGTACTCTGGAAGATAGTGTTCAGCTCTTCTCTTGCTGAATCCGCGGTTAGTTGTTCATCACCTTGAGTTTTATCAGCATGGTTCATAGTATCCACATTCAGCAATGTAGACTCTTGCATGTTAAGACTGCTATGACAAGACCCCTCCTGAGCTGATTCGTATGACTTGGTGCCCACCCTTTCTTCCTGCAAAATCACTTGCAGATCAAGGTTATCCCGAAGAGCAGCTTCGTCTATATGCGGTTTACTTGATTCCATAATGGGCCTTTCAATTCTGGCCTCACCATCGGGTTTATCGAGCTTCATACCTGGCCCTTCCTTATTGCCCTTGTATTCGGCATGAAAGGTGGTGGCATCGACCACAGCTTTGCATGTTTGGTCTCCTGACAAAATTTCTGCACCGTGCTCAATCACCATAAAATCAGGATCATTGCAATCCCATTCATCACTTCCTTTGTCAGGCTCCGGCAACATACAAGGCTTCAGCATATCCATAGAGGTATTAAGATTCTGTGTGTCTAATTTCCCCGCCACGTTAGCTTTTTGTGAGATCTCTATTGTTGATCTTGGCAACACAGCATGAAGCACCTTCACTTCCTCTAGCGGACTATTCTGCGTATTCATCAAATCAAGCTCAGAATCCTCTGAGacctttctctctcctttttccCAGTCCAGAGGACCAGCCCCGATCAAGGACTCATTCCTAACAAGCGAGAACCCGAAGCTAACATTAAGAGATGCGCCCCTTGCCTTCCCGGACAACCGGTAGCTGGTTCTCCAGTTTCCAAATGTTTTCTCGTCCTCGAGTTCCTCTAGAGTGGCCGGGAGCACACGGGTAACATCCACCAGATGGCGACCGAGGTCCAGCTCAGCGACGCCACCTGCGAGGGAGGGATAGATCAGGAAATGCCGAGCTTCGTACTTGGCCGTTCCACTCCGACCGGTGCGGGCGCCCTGCACGGCGCATCGGTAGGTAAGTGTCTCCTCGAACTGGACGACTCCGCGGACGACGCGGGAGGGGCTGGTGGAAACGGAAGAGGAGGCAGGATCCGTGGTGCGGCGCCACTGCACAACGAGCGGGACGCCAGAAAGGGCAGTGGGGAGGCCCTCGATGTAGTGGACGTGGAGGGAGAAGCAGCAAACGAAGCGACGCTGGCCGGTGATCTGAGAAAGCGCCTTTTTGATCGGATTCCATCCCCACAGAGACGatgttttcttcttctctttgccctTCAAGGATGAAGACGAAGAGACAGAGGAGGCAGGTGAGGAACAACCGGCAGAGAGAGCGACTCGTTCTTCGGAGGAGGGCGGAGGAGGAAGGCGGCGACGTTGGTGTTTGGGGTCGAGGGAGAGGGCTTTTCCCAAGGCTTCGATCTCATGGAGCAATTCCAGGTGATCATAGTCGCCGGCGGCTGGTAGGCCACCATGGGGCGATTCGCGATTCCCCTGGCCGGAGGCAGCCCTCCCTATCATGGGgacgagaaggaggaggaggagacggAGACCGATAAGGTTTTCTTATCTCCGTCGAATGTCGCTATTTTTAGATTTCCTTCACTTCTTCGTCCTTGTTTGCGCCGAGAGAAAAGATACAGAAACTGATTAAATTAACGTGGACCAGCGCCAGGTTGGCTCCTCGTGCCACGTTAATTTACCCATCGACCTACACTTCCAGTTCCTAGTTCATTTCCACTAACAATTCAGGTAAAACTGCGGGCATTCTCGTTGAGCGTTGTAACAAGAATCGCTAATATCCGACGGAGACAGCGATCGGTTCTCCACTGCCGTTCGATTGGCGGAATGTTTTAGGTGTTCTTGGTCCTTTatgtttaattgattttttttttttgcgagagttaattaatttaaaaaaatagaacctacataaaataaaattaatttgataTGATAAATTGAAAGGGTGGTGGTGGCGCAGTAAACAATGAGTCATATGATTCCCTGGCATGCTATTGTTTAGATACGAGGTGTTATTATATAATATTTTGAGAGTTTAGCCACCTGTATTAATGATTATCGGTTATTATGATTTATTTTGTGTTAGTTTATAAATAGACCGATGAAAATATTAACATAAATGAATCATCTTTTCGACTTTTCGACTCATCAAACCAATCAAGTTTTGGATCTCCTGAGTTGTTGACTCATTGATTGGCCGATATACTACGACCTTTGAACCTCCCGAGCTCCTAACATATAGCGATTACTAAAGACATTTCTAATGATTAAATCTATGAGTAATGTgataatcaatttcaatatgtttcgtccgctcatgaaaaattgaattatgtgtaatttgaatagtactctgattatcacaatataacagaGTAGATTGATGAAGAGAGACATTcatatccgcaagcaaccaacgcaaccaaactatctgac from Zingiber officinale cultivar Zhangliang chromosome 5B, Zo_v1.1, whole genome shotgun sequence encodes the following:
- the LOC121983888 gene encoding protein arginine N-methyltransferase 1.1-like; translation: MHSIPLTFFVRQEMLKDVVRTETYQNAFLFKNKVECSQMADMAKEIVRSDVITVLKGKVEEIGFQSHVDVIISEWMDYFLLFENMLNTVLYARNKWLINNGVILPDKALLFLTAIEDVEYKEDKIEFWNNVYGFDMSYIRKQPMAKPLVDTFDQKQIVTSDVLVKTMDISEMASDDVSFQTRTWGEV
- the LOC121983887 gene encoding protein PLASTID MOVEMENT IMPAIRED 1-RELATED 1-like, with product MIGRAASGQGNRESPHGGLPAAGDYDHLELLHEIEALGKALSLDPKHQRRRLPPPPSSEERVALSAGCSSPASSVSSSSSLKGKEKKKTSSLWGWNPIKKALSQITGQRRFVCCFSLHVHYIEGLPTALSGVPLVVQWRRTTDPASSSVSTSPSRVVRGVVQFEETLTYRCAVQGARTGRSGTAKYEARHFLIYPSLAGGVAELDLGRHLVDVTRVLPATLEELEDEKTFGNWRTSYRLSGKARGASLNVSFGFSLVRNESLIGAGPLDWEKGERKVSEDSELDLMNTQNSPLEEVKVLHAVLPRSTIEISQKANVAGKLDTQNLNTSMDMLKPCMLPEPDKGSDEWDCNDPDFMVIEHGAEILSGDQTCKAVVDATTFHAEYKGNKEGPGMKLDKPDGEARIERPIMESSKPHIDEAALRDNLDLQVILQEERVGTKSYESAQEGSCHSSLNMQESTLLNVDTMNHADKTQGDEQLTADSAREELNTIFQSTSALEQGEFDTSNIGYKPMEQLNHGDVDSSYKMASLSRSRSIDAVTESVANEFLSVLGIEHNPCGLSTDSEPESPREKLWKQFEKESLASGSDFFGPDHGIEQLSYWGDFSDDLNLSLMVHEVEKELQKINMRMNNSKSRVEILEDAETEVLIQEWGLNENNFNFSPPRSSGAFGSPIDLPSEEPLELPPLGEGLGPIVQTKDGGFLRSMSPLLFTNAKNKGKLIMQVSSPVVVPAEMGSGMMEILQRLASEGLEKLSRQASKLMPLEDITGKTMQQIAWDSVTALDSCESHVKNHYPNAVQNVSVRRKKSNSLALSFNGREVSEYITLEDLALLAMDKIEVLSFEGLRIQTGTSNEEAPSNIIPQSIGDISTLESRGAKSSWSLDLEGTSGLQLLNVKESDDDTDGLMGLSLSLDEWMKLDSGIIDHEDQDSDRISKILLAHHANSVDMICSGWNGDKRGKRSGKKWGFLGDNFTVALMVQLRDPLRNYEPVGMPMLALIQVKRVFLPRKPGKIYCNASKKGNNEEQDEVETETKPLDKQEKHEEETIPRFKITEVLVAGLDTEPSKKTIWGDPKQQQSGSGWMLATGMGKPKKRQLMKSKTVVNLSQGKIATSQPGDTLWSITSLVHGNGATVKGLASPKPHTRNPNITLPNGIIKLS